From Pseudomonadota bacterium:
GATCCTGTTCTCAAAATCAAAGACCCACTTGCCCATCCCGAGCCATCCGGTATCAAATACCTTTTTCACCTCTGCCAGCTCTTCATCGCCAATTGATGGCCGTTGAACTTGGATCATTTGACCTCCCAAAGCCTAAAGTTCGCAAAAATCAATTCCTGTTTCCCTCGATCCAGTATGTATCCCAGCGCGTTTTCTTCTCCAGGAATCCGTCATGTACCTCTGTAAATCCGGATGCTTCCATGGCAGAGCGATAATCCTTACGGTTTCTCAAGTATCCCCAGAACTGTCTCCGCCTTCTCATGTTAGTTTTTTCCAAAACGTAGTCTGCCATTCTTTTTACTGCTCCGAGAACCCTCTGAATAGTGACCGCAGGTTCGAAAGACCAGCTTATGAGAAGGCATACACCCCCTGGAGACAACCGTTCTCTCACTGCCTTCAGAAAGGCTATCAGTTCGGGCTGATCGAAAAAGTAGTCAACACTCGGTAAAAAAACAAAATCGTAGATTCTATTGTCCGGCAGGCAGGAAGGGAAAAGGCCGACATGAACATGATTGCTCGGGATATAGGGGAAGAGCCAGCGAAGGGGCTCCGGAGATATCTCCGTTACCTCAATATTGGAGCCGCCCCCGTCTATCAAAGCTTTTTCGGTTATTCCCAGGCCACAGCCAACGGAAAGAGTCCTTTTATCATTGTTAAATTTGCTGTGTTGTCTGATAAATGCGGCCGTTTGGGTTTTCAATTGAACCCAGGATGGATCAAGCTCCTCAAATCTGCTATATTTCTTGAAAAAAACAGCGTAGAAGGAGGCATAAAAAGATGTGTCAGGCAGCCTGGTGGAAGAGACTGCCGCAACAGATTCCAAAGGAATTCCATGCCATTCCCGCTGATACATTTTCTTCACATGCCCTCTTTCAGTCTGACACGGATTATGGTGTCTATAGAGGAAACTCTGTCGGCGGTAAATGCAAGTATAGGGAATTTATTTTGAAATGCCGGTAATTCGTCACACCACAGCTCATGGTTACCGGTGATGAACTCAACAAGGAACCTCAGAGGATGATCGATCATCTGAGGCTGCAACTCCTGTTTTCTGTTTAAGAAACCGATGCTGTCGGCAATAATGGCTACCTCTGCCCGTGAAGGTTTTTTGCCGTTCCGGATCCGCAAAAAGAGCGTTTCGAACAATAGATAAAGCGGATCAAACCCCCAGGGCGCCCCTTTTTCATGAAAATGTTCCCAATCGATCATATGAACGCCATCAGCATTATAGATTATATTATCGAGAGACAAATCTCCGTGAAGCGGAGCGGTACCGTCAGATAAGAAAGGCCATATTTCACAATAGTGCTCTACGGCCTTTCTTATGTTTTCACGGTTCCTTTCCAATCCTTTTCGGCAATCTGCCCTTGCGCCTTCCACAAACTCTAATTCTATTTTTAAAAAACTTTCTCCTTCCTGGACTATCCGGCAGATCGGTTCCTCCTTTTTTGGATACCGCATCTCCTGATACCAGCCCCATCCCCCAACTTCGCGCCTCAAATTCCTGATCCCGACCGGGGTTGCAGCTATCTTTACAATCTTTTTAAAGCCGGTATCGCAGGTTACCAGGTAAGTGGAAACGTCATTTCCATTAGAACAGTTTTTCAGTAGCTCGATCATTTATAGGCTATAGCAACAATGGATGGAGCAAAATATTTGGCCTTCAAAATTTTGAAGGTAATGTATTCAGCAACGGCAGCCAGATTCCTTTTGATGGTAACTTGCCCCTTTGCATTTCTCAACGATATAGTTCTCCTGAAATCTTTCAATGACGAGCTGTAGGGAATTATCCTCTCAGGAAAACGGTAGTCGGGAAAGCACATGTAAAGATCCGCCCCTGAAAAACCTGCTTCCTTCAACAGGGCATCAATTCCCTTGAAGGAATAGAGCCAGTTCACATAGGGCCTTCCAAGGATCAATCCGGATAGGAGGTCAGCAATTTTTCTTGGAAGAAATGAGGTAAATAGAACATTCGCATGGGGGTCCTTCATGCCCAGGAACGTTTTGAAGTCAAACCTGTTTTCAATGGATAAATAAAGCTTGCCCTTTTCATTCAGATTCTGGTGCACCTTTCTCAAAAAAAGCATCTGCTGCTCATGAGGATCACCTGAATACTTCTTAACGTCGCGTTTACCGAAATATTTTTTCAATTCTATAGGTCCGTTCTCAGGTATCCACTCGAGGACCCCATTTACCACAGCCACATCGAATCTGTTTTCAAAATTCCTGATTTCTCTTAAATCTCCGCATAAAAGGTCAACGTTCTCCAGCCCTTCTTCGCGTATCCGGGCGTTCAGAAATTTGAGTGAGTTCATCGTTTGATCTACGCCAAGGACATGTTTGCATCTCTTCGCCAGGGCAACAGTCAATGCCCCCCACATACACCCATAATCGATACACGTTTCGTCTCCCGATAGATCAAGCAATTCTAAACCACCGCCCCTTTTCGGGGAAAAAATGATAACGGAAAGCCACGGCTGGTATTTCTCTATGGATTCTTTCGTGCTCATATGTTCCAGCACCGAGACCAACTCTTCATTTTCTTTTTTGTCGAGGTTTGACCAGTATCCTTCTGAGCCTGTGGAATATATACATCCTTCGATGTTCTGGTACAGATTTCGGATCTCGTCTCTGATCATTGCCTGACTTCCAGAAGTTCTGATTTCCACTCATTTAACCAGTTGTCAGACACACGGGCAAATTGGTGACAAAACTCGTTCTTTGCCTCCTGAATTTCCTCCTGCGCCCACCAGGTTGCCGGATCACGGTAGATTTCGTTGACCTTGGCTGCCGCAGATTCAGGTGTATAGCGCAAGATGCCTGCCTCATGCAGTTTTTCATAATACAACCGGGCAGAAGGCCTTATCTCCCACTGTTCCGGGTCCCAGCATAAAACTGTTGGAAAGTTTAATGTAAAAGTTTCAAGTAAAGTCGTTGCGTTGTAGGTTACAACACACAAGCGGCACTCTTTGAGCTGTTCGGTTATAGATTTGTTCCCGTTATAGCACTCAACCTCCGGACACTCGGTGGCCCAGCGATCCCGTTGGCTCCAACCGTAGTCATGCACGAATAAACGGACTAACAATAATTTCTGTATACTCTCTGGAAGAAATCTACAAAAATCATACTGATACTGAAAATATCTCAATACACCGGAAGCGCTGTAGGGAATACTGTACATATGATAATAATAGCGGGGAAAATTTGCCAATACCGTCAGGATTCTCCCCTCTTTCATTGAATGGATCATATCCTGTTTCTCTTTTAGCTTGATTAATTTTACTGGCGGCATGGGTTTTACGTTTCTACAAGTATCCGATTCCCATCCCCAGGAATAATACCTGTCACAGATCGCTGTTTCGTGGGCCTCGTCTCCATACCAGAGGGCAGCCCCATAAAGCCCGCCATGCTGCGTTCCCAGGAGTTTAGCGCCTCTTTCCACATGATAGGCCGCCCAGAACTTGAATCCCTCATCTGCAAAAAAGGCGTTATCGGTAAAGATGTCCCTCGGCCTTTTCGGATAGGTCTTTAAAACCTTTTCACTCATCAGGGAATAATTTTCCAAGTACAAAGATGGTGTCTGTTCGCTGATAAAACCGCTCAAGAAGCGCTCAAAACCGTTGTCTGCTAAATCGAAAGATAATCTGCGCCTCATACACTCATCGATATCCGGTTCCGGTACTGTAATTTCGGGTGTGATAAAATAGAGGTATTGACTAAGAGAAAATTGCAGCTTAAGGGCATTCATGATATCTAAGGAGGTCAATAAGAATACTGTTTCTTTCAGCTTCGACGGCATCAGGTTTCCGAGATACCAGACGAGATTTCTCAACAAAGATTTAGTGGCAAACGATCTGCCTTTATTGTCTTTCTTAGATGAAAATTCGCCGTCGGCGATGTCCGTCTCAAGGTAATCAAACTTCAATTTATTTATACGTTCAATGATCCGGGAATAGAGAAAATTATTGTAGCCGTCATCTATAAACCATTTCAGAAATAGGGCAAAGTCTTCAGGCACCCATTGGTATTGCCCGTATTTGCCTATGAGAACACCGTCTACTTTTCCGCTTTCACATGCTGAAGCAATAGATTGATAACGGTCATACACCGTCCCGATAAAATAATTGAGCCACGGCCCGATTATGATCCGCCAGTATCTTTTGGAATAGTTCACTTCATGAATATCATTGAGAAGCCTGCTCATTTGAACAAGTACCCGTTCATATAATTCGTCAAGATAAAGGTAGTCCCTGTATATTCTTTCACGGTCGTCCCAGTGGTAGGGCAACACTTCGTAGGATAATTTTTCCTCTTCTGATCTTTGCGAAAAAATCCTGCACCACTCCCCGAGAAACAGGATTTTCCCCTCCCTCTTCCAAAACCTCCTGTCAGCAGTGGTGTTCAGGAACATTGTGCTTTGTTTATTAAATGTTTGTAGGGTTTCGCTCAAATGATCTTTTTAAGCTCATACCTGTCGTATTTGTCCAGAAGGACCAGATAATAAAAGAGTATCGATGTAATATAAATGGCTGCCATCTCAACAAGTGTGAAGTAAATATTTTTTGGATATAACAATTTTGGCATGACCAACGACAACAACACCACAAACAAATAAAACAACAGGTTGCTCTTTACGGCTTTATCAAAATACTCTTTAAAGGTGATTTTTAAACTTCTAAGAGACATTTTTAAATATAACGGAAATCCGACAAAAACCATAGAGACAGTCAAACCGAGGGCAACAGCGGTGATCCCTAAATATTTTATTAACGAAATACCTATTGCAATATTTAAAATGGCAACAGAAAGCTGAATAAAAAGCGGCGCCCTTACAATCCCCTTTGCAGAAAGCATCCCTGTAGCTAATTCCATAGTACCGTTAAAAAGCCAGAACAAAATGATTATTTTTGCAGGTACTATGCTTTCAGAAAAACCTTTACCCATCCAGTAATTGATGAAATGCTCGGCATAAAAAAACATTATCAATATGACAGGCAGAAACAGAGCTGACATATATTTGGTCCCTTTAAAAAGCAAGGTTTTTTGCCCTTCATGATCGCGCCTTCCTTCCATTTCCGATGCGATTGTCCAAGCAGGGGCACCGATAGTTGAATTGATAGTTCTCAGATAATTCTGAATATTAAAAGCGACTGCATATATCGATACCGCTGATACTGAAATAAAATATCCAATAATCAGGTTGTGTACCTGAAATAAAAAAATGTTTATCAGTGAGCCAAGGAACATAAAAAAACTGAAATTAAATATAAATTTAAAAGTCTCAATATCCTGGTATGGAAAAATAATTTTAAGGTTTACCTTCTTCTTCACTATATAAAAGAGTACTATGCTGCCGGATATTGTCAGAATTTGTGTTGCAATAAAAAGATGGACGATGCCGTATCCTGAAGAGAGTATGATAAATGTTGCAATGGCGTTGAATATTTGAACGATTATATTTACAGAGGCATCAATGTTCCACAGGTTTAATCCCTGAATAGCCCCGCGGAATGTGCTTAATGGCCAAACTAAAAAGGCAGACATGCCTGCTGCAAAAAACAATTGTTTCACTATCTTAATGTTCGAGTCTTCAATTTTAAAAAAATTCGAAAAATGCGCCGAGCAAATAAATAACAGTAGCGCTATAACCACGCCGATAAGTACATAAAAAGAAAAAGAAGCGTTAATGATCTTATTCAACTTTTCATAATCTTTTTTCCCGTTAAACTCGGCAACATATTTGGTTAGTGCAGACATCACCCCTATATCCAGAATTCCAAGATAACCTGTGATAGTCATAACAAGCAAATACACACCATACAACTCCTTTCCCACATGCCCCACGATGAAGGGGAAGAGAAAAAATGTAACAACCGCCACCGTTAAGCGGTTTAATACAAGAAAGCCGATGTTTCTTCCTATTATTCTAATTTTAGACATGCAAAAGATTATAGACCGATAATTTTATTCAATATTTCTGATAACCGTCAGTTCCTGCTGATAATTGATGATTCTTTCCCTGTAAAATCTTTCTAAGTGATACACCTTCCACCTTGAATGAAGTCTGATCCTGCTCCTTAACAAAACCAAGCATAATCAAGAAACCTTTTCTTACGCCATATAAGGAGTAATAATTCATCACACGAATTACTTTCCAGAAAAACTCCCCCATGAAATCAATTGTTCTTAGTAAACATACGTTATGCTTAATAAAGTATTTTACATTATCCATTATCGCACTTTGACCGCTATATTTCTTTCTGTGACTTTCTTCGGAATTATCGGGAAATTTCCAGTTATGCTGCTTTAACCAGTTAATCGTATTCATTGTCCTGATTTTCGTCTTCCACAGTTTTACCTTCGACAGATACTCTTCTGATACATTGATATAATGCCTGAATTCAGATGCATTGATATCGGAGACATTCAATAAATATTTTTCCTCGTCTTCAATGCTTCTCCCAAGAAAGCCATGGTAACGCAAAAGCTCATAACATGGCGTCCCAGGGAGGGCCTGAAGGTAATTAATGCTTACTTCCTGAAAGCCGGATAAACCTTTCGAAGACATTTTGAGAAATTCAATTGTTTCATTAATG
This genomic window contains:
- a CDS encoding methyltransferase domain-containing protein, with amino-acid sequence MYQREWHGIPLESVAAVSSTRLPDTSFYASFYAVFFKKYSRFEELDPSWVQLKTQTAAFIRQHSKFNNDKRTLSVGCGLGITEKALIDGGGSNIEVTEISPEPLRWLFPYIPSNHVHVGLFPSCLPDNRIYDFVFLPSVDYFFDQPELIAFLKAVRERLSPGGVCLLISWSFEPAVTIQRVLGAVKRMADYVLEKTNMRRRRQFWGYLRNRKDYRSAMEASGFTEVHDGFLEKKTRWDTYWIEGNRN
- a CDS encoding class I SAM-dependent methyltransferase — its product is MIRDEIRNLYQNIEGCIYSTGSEGYWSNLDKKENEELVSVLEHMSTKESIEKYQPWLSVIIFSPKRGGGLELLDLSGDETCIDYGCMWGALTVALAKRCKHVLGVDQTMNSLKFLNARIREEGLENVDLLCGDLREIRNFENRFDVAVVNGVLEWIPENGPIELKKYFGKRDVKKYSGDPHEQQMLFLRKVHQNLNEKGKLYLSIENRFDFKTFLGMKDPHANVLFTSFLPRKIADLLSGLILGRPYVNWLYSFKGIDALLKEAGFSGADLYMCFPDYRFPERIIPYSSSLKDFRRTISLRNAKGQVTIKRNLAAVAEYITFKILKAKYFAPSIVAIAYK
- a CDS encoding LIC12162 family protein, which codes for MFLNTTADRRFWKREGKILFLGEWCRIFSQRSEEEKLSYEVLPYHWDDRERIYRDYLYLDELYERVLVQMSRLLNDIHEVNYSKRYWRIIIGPWLNYFIGTVYDRYQSIASACESGKVDGVLIGKYGQYQWVPEDFALFLKWFIDDGYNNFLYSRIIERINKLKFDYLETDIADGEFSSKKDNKGRSFATKSLLRNLVWYLGNLMPSKLKETVFLLTSLDIMNALKLQFSLSQYLYFITPEITVPEPDIDECMRRRLSFDLADNGFERFLSGFISEQTPSLYLENYSLMSEKVLKTYPKRPRDIFTDNAFFADEGFKFWAAYHVERGAKLLGTQHGGLYGAALWYGDEAHETAICDRYYSWGWESDTCRNVKPMPPVKLIKLKEKQDMIHSMKEGRILTVLANFPRYYYHMYSIPYSASGVLRYFQYQYDFCRFLPESIQKLLLVRLFVHDYGWSQRDRWATECPEVECYNGNKSITEQLKECRLCVVTYNATTLLETFTLNFPTVLCWDPEQWEIRPSARLYYEKLHEAGILRYTPESAAAKVNEIYRDPATWWAQEEIQEAKNEFCHQFARVSDNWLNEWKSELLEVRQ
- a CDS encoding oligosaccharide flippase family protein encodes the protein MSKIRIIGRNIGFLVLNRLTVAVVTFFLFPFIVGHVGKELYGVYLLVMTITGYLGILDIGVMSALTKYVAEFNGKKDYEKLNKIINASFSFYVLIGVVIALLLFICSAHFSNFFKIEDSNIKIVKQLFFAAGMSAFLVWPLSTFRGAIQGLNLWNIDASVNIIVQIFNAIATFIILSSGYGIVHLFIATQILTISGSIVLFYIVKKKVNLKIIFPYQDIETFKFIFNFSFFMFLGSLINIFLFQVHNLIIGYFISVSAVSIYAVAFNIQNYLRTINSTIGAPAWTIASEMEGRRDHEGQKTLLFKGTKYMSALFLPVILIMFFYAEHFINYWMGKGFSESIVPAKIIILFWLFNGTMELATGMLSAKGIVRAPLFIQLSVAILNIAIGISLIKYLGITAVALGLTVSMVFVGFPLYLKMSLRSLKITFKEYFDKAVKSNLLFYLFVVLLSLVMPKLLYPKNIYFTLVEMAAIYITSILFYYLVLLDKYDRYELKKII
- a CDS encoding radical SAM protein; its protein translation is MYLLPSLDKRVQGYSCAKCNCNDQTFNGGIQRDSTIIRRLKEVGLTAIYFGVESGSDKILNVMDKNATKEKNYKALKICAEAGVYTITQLVIGMPGENDSTINETIEFLKMSSKGLSGFQEVSINYLQALPGTPCYELLRYHGFLGRSIEDEEKYLLNVSDINASEFRHYINVSEEYLSKVKLWKTKIRTMNTINWLKQHNWKFPDNSEESHRKKYSGQSAIMDNVKYFIKHNVCLLRTIDFMGEFFWKVIRVMNYYSLYGVRKGFLIMLGFVKEQDQTSFKVEGVSLRKILQGKNHQLSAGTDGYQKY